A window of Zingiber officinale cultivar Zhangliang chromosome 5A, Zo_v1.1, whole genome shotgun sequence contains these coding sequences:
- the LOC121983319 gene encoding SKP1-like protein 1B isoform X1 codes for MATSKKITLLSSDGEAFEVDAAVAMVSKTIEHMVEFDCAEDTIPLPNVTSRILVKIIEYCQKHVLDDPAKSSDDKEKLKSWDDKFVKVDRDTLFELMLAANYMDIKGLLNLSCQSIADMIIGKTPEEVRKMFNIKNDFTPEEEEKIRRENQWAFE; via the exons atggcaacaagt AAGAAGATCACCTTGTTGAGCTCCGACGGCGAGGCGTTTGAGGTGGACGCTGCGGTGGCCATGGTGTCCAAGACCATCGAGCACATGGTCGAGTTCGACTGTGCAGAGGACACGATCCCCCTCCCCAACGTCACCTCCAGGATCCTTGTCAAGATCATTGAGTACTGCCAGAAGCACGTTCTCGATGATCCTGCCAAGTCGTCCGATGACAAGGAAAAACTCAAGTCTTGGGATGACAAATTCGTTAAAGTCGACCGGGACACCCTATTCGAACTTATGTTG GCTGCAAATTACATGGACATTAAGGGGTTGCTGAATTTGTCATGCCAAAGTATAGCTGATATGATTATTGGAAAGACTCCTGAAGAAGTTCGTAAGATGTTCAATATCAAGAACGACTTCACCCCTGAAGAAGAGGAAAAAATTCGTAGGGAAAATCAATGGGCCTTCGAATAA
- the LOC121983319 gene encoding SKP1-like protein 1 isoform X2 → MDKKKITLLSSDGEAFEVDAAVAMVSKTIEHMVEFDCAEDTIPLPNVTSRILVKIIEYCQKHVLDDPAKSSDDKEKLKSWDDKFVKVDRDTLFELMLAANYMDIKGLLNLSCQSIADMIIGKTPEEVRKMFNIKNDFTPEEEEKIRRENQWAFE, encoded by the exons ATGGACAAGAAGAAGATCACCTTGTTGAGCTCCGACGGCGAGGCGTTTGAGGTGGACGCTGCGGTGGCCATGGTGTCCAAGACCATCGAGCACATGGTCGAGTTCGACTGTGCAGAGGACACGATCCCCCTCCCCAACGTCACCTCCAGGATCCTTGTCAAGATCATTGAGTACTGCCAGAAGCACGTTCTCGATGATCCTGCCAAGTCGTCCGATGACAAGGAAAAACTCAAGTCTTGGGATGACAAATTCGTTAAAGTCGACCGGGACACCCTATTCGAACTTATGTTG GCTGCAAATTACATGGACATTAAGGGGTTGCTGAATTTGTCATGCCAAAGTATAGCTGATATGATTATTGGAAAGACTCCTGAAGAAGTTCGTAAGATGTTCAATATCAAGAACGACTTCACCCCTGAAGAAGAGGAAAAAATTCGTAGGGAAAATCAATGGGCCTTCGAATAA